The proteins below come from a single Gimesia chilikensis genomic window:
- the recA gene encoding recombinase RecA encodes MAAKARSKRAATPPAPSHNGTNDSEGMLKNALGQIEQAFGKGSIMKLTGENARAVPSIASGALSLDLALGGHGFPRGRIIELYGPESSGKTTLALHVIANAQKEGGIAAFIDAEHALDPVWAKKLGVNISELLVSQPTYGEEGLQIAEMLIKSNSVDVIVVDSVAALVPKAELDGEIGDSHVGLQARMMSQAMRKLTGAISKSKTTVIFINQIREKIGVMFGSPETTPGGRALKFYSSVRVDVRRIATLKDGDTVTGIRMKAKIVKNKIAPPFRIAEFDMLSTGGINFELDLLDLAVENKIVKKSGSWFSYGETRLGQGRDRSKAVLEENPELCLEIKQKVLEAQGLVASTEEEPETEPEAVEA; translated from the coding sequence ATGGCCGCTAAAGCACGATCAAAACGGGCTGCTACCCCTCCCGCTCCCAGTCACAACGGAACCAATGATTCCGAAGGGATGCTCAAAAACGCCTTGGGACAAATCGAACAGGCGTTCGGTAAAGGCTCCATCATGAAACTCACCGGGGAAAACGCCCGCGCTGTCCCCTCGATCGCCAGTGGTGCCCTGTCCCTTGACCTGGCACTCGGAGGCCATGGATTTCCCCGTGGTCGTATTATCGAACTCTATGGACCGGAATCCAGCGGTAAAACCACCCTGGCCCTGCATGTCATCGCCAACGCCCAGAAAGAGGGTGGCATCGCCGCGTTTATCGACGCCGAACATGCTCTCGATCCCGTCTGGGCCAAAAAACTGGGCGTCAACATCTCCGAACTGCTGGTCAGTCAGCCGACCTACGGCGAAGAAGGCCTGCAGATCGCTGAAATGCTGATCAAATCCAATTCGGTCGATGTCATCGTTGTCGACTCGGTCGCTGCCCTGGTCCCCAAAGCGGAACTGGATGGCGAAATCGGTGACTCACACGTCGGCCTGCAGGCACGTATGATGAGCCAGGCCATGCGGAAACTGACCGGTGCCATTTCCAAATCCAAAACGACTGTGATCTTCATCAACCAGATCCGTGAAAAGATCGGCGTCATGTTCGGCAGCCCCGAAACGACTCCCGGCGGTCGCGCACTGAAGTTCTACAGTTCTGTCCGCGTTGACGTCCGTCGTATCGCGACACTCAAAGACGGTGACACGGTGACAGGCATTCGTATGAAAGCCAAGATCGTCAAGAACAAAATTGCACCTCCCTTCCGCATTGCTGAGTTTGACATGCTCTCCACCGGAGGCATCAATTTCGAACTCGACCTGCTGGATCTTGCCGTGGAAAACAAAATCGTCAAGAAGAGTGGCAGCTGGTTCAGCTATGGTGAAACGCGACTGGGCCAGGGACGAGACCGTTCCAAGGCAGTGCTCGAGGAAAACCCCGAACTCTGCCTGGAGATTAAACAGAAGGTCCTCGAAGCCCAGGGGCTGGTTGCTTCCACCGAGGAAGAACCGGAAACGGAACCCGAAGCTGTCGAGGCCTGA